TCGCGGATGGCCAGCGCAAGGCAAGCCCGGTCACCGAGCGACAATCCTCGATGACGCGTGCCCGCGCGCAAACGCCCTGCCATCTCAGCCAGATCCATGTCGAAAGCCACAACATTCAGCCGGAACCGGGAAAGCGCAGACAGCGCCCGGTCGGTTTCATAGCCCAGATCTATCAACCGCGTTATCACCTCCACGCCATTGACCGAAGACAAAAGGGCGCCTGCGAGAGAAGGCATTGCAATCTCCGCGCCGTCCTCATTTCTCAGCACTGCCAAAAGAACCGAACTGTCGACCACAACGCTCATTCATTTCCATCTTTCAAACGGGTTCCCTCTTGGTGCAAACGATCAAACCGTTCGTCTGAACGTTTCTGATCTTCCCGGCGTTCGCGCAAGAAATCGTCCACCACATCTTCCCCAGCAGGCACAAGTCTGTTGAACTCATCCTGCAACTCCCGGATTACAGCCATGTAGGACTTGATCTTGAGTTCCCCGTCGAC
The DNA window shown above is from Hoeflea phototrophica DFL-43 and carries:
- a CDS encoding type II toxin-antitoxin system VapC family toxin; its protein translation is MSVVVDSSVLLAVLRNEDGAEIAMPSLAGALLSSVNGVEVITRLIDLGYETDRALSALSRFRLNVVAFDMDLAEMAGRLRAGTRHRGLSLGDRACLALAIREKATALTADRNWADLGLPCKVELIR
- a CDS encoding AbrB/MazE/SpoVT family DNA-binding domain-containing protein, producing the protein MAKRTKETGFDEGGQSAYEAAFVPRENPMLDRVKLGEGGRLVIPAAMREALGVKPGDEMALEVVDGELKIKSYMAVIRELQDEFNRLVPAGEDVVDDFLRERREDQKRSDERFDRLHQEGTRLKDGNE